The following proteins are co-located in the Spirosoma montaniterrae genome:
- a CDS encoding glycosyltransferase family 9 protein produces the protein MIVYGRDYCAPRSVAYPLALMDWFVDRYARGRYKRRNFGPPDAVRPKILFMTSGHLGDALILSYIFPVVRQRYPDAVIDVLSGDWCDPIWQSNPYIRRVLHLNHPNTNRRNWSNLKKWQSFRQTFRSAVAALKTETYDYSVDIRFANSPLHFVLPFIRVRRAIGFGARGWGGLLDDEFFLPNGEFHHFTLLDELWKPLGISASIETIQPYFETPGLTAGQIWQKLGQPQPAGPVVLLCPEAGGTEKMLPTEFWLDVARRVLPDDTATLVLSGQTNFTATIYETLRRNHAVDASRIVSAVGKLTIQEMAVLAGASQYAVTLDSLPVHLCSIFCPTVAFFYNGMGLQFFPISARPTLVLHNHTASRELTIHRPDFQSEYVTTFDATTLDRAFEWIQKLVLKQ, from the coding sequence GTGATTGTTTACGGACGAGATTATTGCGCCCCCCGCAGCGTAGCCTACCCATTGGCCCTGATGGACTGGTTTGTGGATCGCTACGCACGGGGCCGCTACAAACGCCGGAATTTTGGTCCGCCCGACGCCGTGCGCCCGAAAATTCTGTTTATGACGTCGGGGCATTTGGGCGACGCCCTTATTCTGTCGTATATTTTTCCGGTCGTGCGCCAACGCTACCCCGATGCCGTCATCGACGTGCTGTCGGGCGATTGGTGTGACCCCATCTGGCAGTCGAATCCGTACATCCGGCGCGTGTTGCACCTGAACCACCCCAACACAAACCGCCGAAACTGGTCGAACCTGAAGAAGTGGCAAAGCTTTCGGCAAACGTTTCGGTCGGCGGTGGCAGCTTTGAAAACCGAGACCTATGATTATTCGGTCGATATTCGATTTGCTAATTCACCACTGCATTTCGTATTGCCGTTCATCCGGGTGCGCCGGGCCATTGGCTTCGGGGCGCGGGGCTGGGGTGGCTTGCTGGATGATGAGTTTTTTCTGCCCAACGGCGAGTTTCACCATTTCACGCTGCTCGATGAATTATGGAAACCGCTCGGCATTTCGGCCAGCATTGAAACCATTCAACCGTATTTCGAGACGCCGGGCCTGACCGCCGGGCAAATCTGGCAGAAACTCGGTCAGCCGCAACCAGCCGGACCGGTGGTGTTACTCTGCCCCGAAGCGGGCGGCACCGAAAAAATGCTGCCAACGGAGTTTTGGCTCGATGTGGCCCGGCGCGTTTTGCCCGATGATACCGCAACGCTGGTGTTGAGCGGCCAAACCAATTTCACAGCCACGATTTACGAAACACTTCGGCGCAATCACGCCGTTGATGCCAGTCGGATTGTGTCGGCGGTGGGCAAGCTGACTATTCAGGAGATGGCGGTGTTGGCCGGGGCGTCGCAGTATGCCGTTACGCTCGATTCGCTGCCAGTGCATCTATGTTCGATTTTCTGCCCTACGGTGGCCTTTTTTTACAACGGTATGGGGTTACAGTTTTTTCCGATTTCGGCCCGGCCTACGCTCGTGCTCCACAACCATACTGCCAGCCGGGAACTAACTATTCACCGGCCCGATTTTCAATCTGAATACGTAACCACATTTGATGCCACCACGCTCGACCGTGCGTTTGAGTGGATACAGAAATTAGTTTTAAAACAATGA
- a CDS encoding argininosuccinate synthase: MSQQKVVLAFSGGLDTSFCVKYLSEDRQMEVHSVLVDTGGFSDAELQAIEERAYSLGVKSHATISKTDDYYQQCLKFLVFGNVLKNNTYPLCVSAERIFQAIAAAEYARQIGATAIAHGSTGAGNDQVRFDMAFRIIAPEAEIITPIRDLRLSREAEIEYLKNKGVEQEWHKAAYSINKGLWGTSVGGKETLTSDQYLPESAWPTQVSKVEPETITLTFIHGEIKGIDTEMFANPVDAIRRLTELAGPFGIGRDIHVGDTIIGIKGRVGFEAPAPLILIKAHHTLEKHVLTKWQLYWKEQLANWYGTMLHEGQFMDPVMRNIETFLADTQGHVSGKVHVQLAPHRFTVLGIESEYDLMSATFGSYGEMNNAWTGDDVRGFSKVASNQVMIYEKISNQ, from the coding sequence ATGTCTCAACAAAAAGTAGTACTTGCCTTTAGCGGGGGCCTTGATACCTCGTTCTGCGTTAAATATTTATCGGAAGATCGGCAGATGGAAGTCCACTCGGTGCTGGTCGATACGGGCGGTTTTTCGGATGCCGAACTTCAGGCCATTGAAGAACGGGCCTACTCGCTGGGTGTGAAATCGCACGCGACGATTTCTAAAACCGACGATTACTATCAGCAATGCCTGAAGTTTCTGGTGTTTGGTAACGTGCTGAAAAACAACACGTATCCGCTCTGCGTGAGTGCCGAACGCATTTTTCAGGCCATTGCAGCCGCCGAATATGCCCGGCAGATTGGTGCAACAGCCATTGCTCACGGCAGCACCGGCGCGGGCAACGATCAGGTACGCTTCGATATGGCGTTTCGGATCATTGCTCCTGAAGCCGAAATCATTACGCCCATCCGCGATTTGCGGCTTTCGCGTGAGGCCGAAATCGAATACCTTAAAAACAAGGGTGTGGAGCAGGAGTGGCACAAAGCAGCCTATTCCATCAACAAGGGTTTGTGGGGCACGTCGGTGGGTGGCAAAGAAACGCTGACCTCAGACCAGTACCTGCCCGAATCGGCCTGGCCCACGCAGGTATCGAAAGTAGAGCCGGAAACCATCACGCTCACGTTCATACACGGCGAAATCAAAGGCATTGATACAGAGATGTTTGCTAACCCGGTTGATGCCATTCGGCGGCTGACCGAACTGGCCGGACCGTTTGGCATTGGGCGCGACATTCACGTGGGCGACACCATTATCGGTATCAAAGGCCGCGTTGGGTTCGAGGCTCCGGCCCCGCTCATCCTCATCAAAGCCCACCACACCCTCGAAAAACACGTACTGACCAAGTGGCAACTGTACTGGAAAGAACAACTCGCCAACTGGTACGGCACCATGCTCCACGAGGGGCAGTTTATGGACCCCGTGATGCGCAACATCGAAACGTTTCTGGCCGATACACAAGGTCATGTGTCGGGCAAGGTGCATGTGCAATTAGCTCCGCATCGGTTTACGGTGCTGGGTATCGAGTCGGAATATGATCTGATGTCGGCTACGTTTGGTTCATACGGCGAGATGAACAACGCCTGGACCGGCGACGACGTGCGCGGCTTCTCGAAAGTAGCGTCGAATCAGGTTATGATCTACGAGAAAATTAGCAACCAGTGA